The following are encoded together in the Chloroflexota bacterium genome:
- a CDS encoding sugar phosphate isomerase/epimerase: protein MSIRLACADFTWPLLRHEQSLALISTLGFEGVDLGIFGNRSHIRPEVIHGDVPMWAGILRERLERNNLEPADVFLIPSTEPGGMVPNNPDPAEREAGRMYFNDVVELSRRLEAKGISSTCGVPFEGESPTESLQNSAEELKWRVDQGDKHGIAVSVEPAVGTNANTVDLALEMLDLVPGLKLTLDYCHFVYQGMEQTSVDPLLPHARHFHCRGCAPDRMQVDFDENVIDYRRIIEKMQEVGYGGWFGVEFVWTAIWNCNQVDNTAETIRFRDLALAVINGTEHVPFMHTI from the coding sequence ATGTCCATTAGGCTCGCCTGCGCCGATTTCACCTGGCCCCTGCTCCGCCACGAGCAATCCCTGGCCCTGATCTCGACCCTCGGATTCGAGGGTGTCGATCTTGGGATCTTCGGCAACCGCTCGCACATTCGCCCCGAAGTGATCCACGGCGACGTGCCCATGTGGGCCGGCATCCTGCGCGAGCGGCTGGAGCGGAACAACCTGGAGCCTGCGGACGTATTCTTGATTCCGAGCACCGAACCCGGCGGCATGGTGCCGAACAATCCCGATCCGGCGGAGCGAGAAGCCGGGCGCATGTACTTCAACGACGTGGTGGAGCTGTCGCGCCGCCTCGAAGCCAAGGGCATTTCGTCGACCTGCGGCGTGCCGTTCGAGGGTGAGTCGCCCACCGAGTCGCTGCAAAACTCCGCCGAGGAGTTGAAGTGGCGCGTCGATCAGGGCGACAAACACGGCATCGCGGTCTCGGTCGAGCCCGCGGTCGGCACCAACGCCAACACCGTGGACTTGGCGCTGGAAATGCTGGACCTGGTGCCGGGCCTCAAGCTCACGCTCGACTATTGCCACTTCGTCTACCAGGGCATGGAGCAGACCAGCGTGGACCCGCTGCTGCCCCACGCCCGCCACTTCCACTGCCGCGGCTGCGCGCCGGACCGGATGCAGGTGGACTTCGACGAGAACGTCATCGACTACCGCCGCATCATCGAGAAGATGCAGGAAGTCGGCTATGGCGGCTGGTTCGGCGTCGAGTTCGTGTGGACGGCAATCTGGAACTGCAACCAGGTCGACAACACGGCGGAAACGATTCGCTTCCGCGACCTGGCGCTGGCCGTCATCAACGGCACCGAGCACGTGCCGTTCATGCACACGATCTAG
- a CDS encoding HlyD family efflux transporter periplasmic adaptor subunit — protein sequence MGAARRLGAALAALVVCGAVVLAACDPVEPAADATPTLAPDPRAETQDPMVPVVRGRLENRLRIPGLVEARGQEILTFDVPGVVGAVRGQRGVMVQAGSVLISLDAESLNAEIGGARQAHVTTLEELAAVEARLSAERVAAERAVLAAAAERAERQRVWEALTAPAPDHEVILQQARIALLAQVLTDRHAAVEAAERSVDALIATTRAERALREADLAEAQAERDALPEDASARELAAADANLATAELAVAEARAVEEQAAGPDGPPRLRAARRARAAAELDLLTAQADLGRLTAAPPAAELAAAEAALTSAQYEYDLVAEARAALDAGTSPLAVDAQRLRAEAERLDKRIALLESRTTQLEIAAPYDAIISRVLTVRGREIAPGDPAIELARATDLVFEAVAGPAQAANLRIDQKVNVTLREFAQTPFEGTVVTLPLDTGDPSDKPFIQLAVDWGDQPVTIGLQGVISVLLGASDGVLKVPATAVWTLNGRSFVETLIDGRRRTLPVTLGMGTDDEVEIVHGLSEGDMIFATVRS from the coding sequence ATGGGGGCCGCCCGGCGTCTAGGCGCCGCGCTGGCAGCCCTCGTCGTCTGCGGCGCCGTCGTGCTGGCGGCCTGCGACCCAGTCGAGCCCGCCGCCGACGCCACCCCCACGCTCGCACCAGATCCCCGGGCCGAAACACAGGACCCCATGGTGCCCGTGGTGCGGGGGCGGCTTGAGAACCGCCTGCGGATTCCGGGGCTGGTCGAGGCCCGGGGACAGGAGATCCTGACCTTCGACGTGCCCGGCGTCGTGGGCGCCGTGCGCGGACAGCGCGGGGTGATGGTGCAGGCGGGCAGTGTCTTGATATCGCTCGATGCGGAGTCGCTGAACGCCGAGATCGGCGGCGCACGCCAGGCCCACGTGACCACCCTGGAAGAGCTTGCGGCGGTCGAGGCTCGGCTTTCCGCCGAACGGGTGGCCGCCGAGCGCGCCGTACTTGCGGCGGCGGCCGAGCGAGCCGAGCGCCAGCGGGTGTGGGAAGCGCTCACCGCGCCTGCGCCCGACCATGAGGTGATCCTCCAGCAAGCGCGCATTGCGCTGCTCGCGCAGGTGCTCACCGACCGCCACGCGGCGGTTGAGGCCGCCGAGCGTTCGGTCGACGCGCTCATCGCGACCACGCGGGCCGAGCGTGCGCTGCGCGAGGCCGACCTGGCCGAGGCCCAGGCCGAACGCGACGCGCTGCCCGAGGACGCGTCGGCGCGCGAGTTGGCGGCAGCCGACGCGAATCTGGCCACCGCCGAGCTTGCGGTCGCCGAGGCGCGCGCGGTCGAGGAGCAAGCGGCCGGCCCGGACGGACCGCCTCGACTGCGCGCGGCCCGGCGGGCTCGGGCCGCCGCCGAGTTGGACCTGTTGACCGCGCAGGCCGACCTCGGCCGCCTGACGGCGGCCCCACCGGCCGCCGAGCTGGCCGCGGCCGAGGCGGCGCTCACCTCGGCGCAATACGAATATGACCTCGTCGCCGAGGCGCGGGCGGCGCTGGACGCCGGCACCTCGCCGCTTGCCGTGGACGCCCAGCGGTTGCGGGCCGAGGCCGAGCGTCTCGATAAACGAATCGCCCTGCTCGAGAGCCGAACGACGCAGTTGGAAATCGCGGCGCCCTACGACGCGATCATTTCGCGCGTGCTGACGGTGCGAGGGCGCGAGATTGCCCCCGGCGACCCGGCCATCGAGCTGGCAAGAGCCACCGACCTGGTCTTCGAAGCCGTGGCCGGTCCGGCGCAAGCCGCCAACCTGCGCATCGATCAAAAGGTCAACGTCACGCTCCGGGAGTTTGCCCAGACACCCTTCGAGGGAACGGTCGTCACACTGCCGCTGGACACGGGCGACCCGTCGGACAAGCCCTTCATCCAGCTCGCGGTGGACTGGGGCGACCAACCGGTCACGATCGGCCTGCAGGGCGTCATCAGCGTCTTGCTGGGCGCGTCCGACGGCGTGCTCAAGGTGCCCGCGACCGCCGTGTGGACCCTCAACGGTCGCTCGTTCGTCGAGACCCTGATCGACGGGCGCCGTCGCACGCTGCCGGTGACCCTGGGCATGGGAACCGATGACGAGGTCGAGATCGTCCACGGCCTGTCCGAGGGCGACATGATCTTCGCCACCGTTCGCTCGTGA
- a CDS encoding ABC transporter permease, with protein sequence MIFSGVGAAGRTVLALVGFAARRLRRNPIHALTTLLGLSLTVGVVTAVPLYAEGMSTRLLREHLRASPEPLDLGVVIEHGEAQLPDDLTTSLAAYRRADRFLGEAVATHLGVPSSAIVRLVKSDNRHLLFTTDDPDAPLREGVPWGGLAAISGLAENVEILEGRAATDEVYTLRMPSGALVPLVEAVAATDMLDAGGLVVGDQVQLRFGDPRALDTPQAVVAVDIVGRFAPIDGRHAYWPEDVEELTARTLFTPPAAFVDGLLARYPDVSHPRLLDRAVWFAPLDAVALQASSAGRTREGIFAVRTIAERVLPYMSVQTRLERDLERFEGRLVVLTVALLALSVPIVLMVLGFMRLSVSLAIERQRQEVALLRSRGVGVIQLVGVYLIEGLLIGAPALAIGLVLGVGFAQAIGQTASFLAFDARAPLDIALTGNQVAVGAAAIGVSLLAMLGPVVAAARLSIVGAKQQASRSLDRPLYQRRLLDVLLLAAAVAGFYLLRTVDALPGETEDDLLLADTLLVLAPILFIFAVSVFALRAFPHLVRTLAALTSRVSGVSAFVALRQIGRSPAHYTSLVLLLSLTFALGAFSASFAATIDRNIIDRVYFATGADARIVESGHFDADTQSWYIAPVDRHLDVVDAGGRQVVTEAARHWVKNALLHVDTPSVNALREVRLHAVDPIPFARTVAWREDYAPASLNGLANALAADDRGVILERAPFHETMGVQLGDSVTMEINRVVVPFVVVGWMDALPGHSRGFGSFALANLPYVDRVVGRSPWGTYVQLLPDAPAQELIQPLNDLDIRALRTVDARDEIVQARRDAVLVGTFGLLTLAFIVAAGLTLSGFGMHAVLSFRRRVQEFGILRAMGISTRQMAAIVALEQGFLVLLGTAVGTAIGMVTAALFVPFLELSAGEREAFPPFIVDSAWDDVAKIYVVFGVLIAAALPLSIWLLRRVRTHEAIKFGEESG encoded by the coding sequence GTGATCTTCTCGGGGGTCGGCGCCGCCGGGCGCACCGTGCTGGCCCTCGTCGGATTCGCCGCGCGGAGGCTGCGCAGAAACCCGATACACGCCCTCACCACGCTGCTGGGACTGTCTCTCACGGTCGGCGTGGTCACCGCCGTGCCGCTCTACGCCGAGGGCATGAGCACCCGCCTGCTGCGCGAGCACCTGCGCGCCTCGCCGGAGCCGCTCGACCTGGGCGTGGTGATCGAGCACGGCGAAGCGCAGCTGCCGGACGATCTCACGACATCGCTGGCGGCATACCGGCGAGCCGACCGGTTCTTGGGTGAGGCCGTCGCGACCCATCTGGGCGTTCCCTCGTCAGCCATCGTGCGCTTGGTGAAATCCGACAACCGGCACCTGCTCTTCACAACCGACGACCCGGACGCGCCCCTGCGCGAGGGCGTTCCGTGGGGCGGGTTGGCCGCGATTTCCGGGCTGGCCGAAAACGTCGAAATACTGGAAGGCCGCGCGGCCACTGACGAGGTCTACACGCTGCGCATGCCGTCCGGCGCGCTGGTTCCCCTGGTGGAGGCCGTTGCCGCAACGGACATGCTCGACGCCGGGGGCCTGGTGGTTGGGGACCAGGTGCAGCTGCGCTTCGGCGACCCGCGGGCGCTTGACACACCGCAGGCGGTCGTCGCCGTCGACATCGTGGGACGCTTCGCACCCATCGACGGGCGCCACGCCTACTGGCCCGAGGATGTCGAGGAGCTGACGGCGCGCACCCTGTTCACGCCGCCGGCCGCATTCGTCGACGGTCTGCTGGCGCGCTATCCCGACGTTTCGCATCCGCGGCTCCTGGACCGCGCGGTGTGGTTCGCTCCGCTGGACGCCGTCGCGCTGCAGGCGTCGTCCGCCGGTCGGACGCGCGAGGGAATCTTCGCCGTGCGCACGATTGCCGAGCGGGTGCTGCCGTATATGAGCGTGCAGACTCGCTTGGAGCGCGACCTCGAACGGTTCGAGGGCCGCCTGGTGGTGCTCACCGTGGCCCTGCTGGCGCTCAGCGTGCCCATTGTCCTGATGGTGCTGGGGTTCATGCGGCTCTCGGTGTCGCTGGCCATCGAACGGCAGCGCCAGGAGGTGGCGCTGCTGCGCAGCCGCGGGGTGGGCGTGATCCAACTGGTCGGCGTGTATCTCATCGAGGGGCTGCTGATCGGGGCGCCGGCGCTGGCAATAGGCCTGGTGCTGGGCGTGGGCTTTGCCCAGGCCATCGGACAGACGGCGAGCTTTCTAGCCTTCGACGCCCGAGCGCCGCTGGACATTGCGCTGACGGGGAACCAGGTTGCCGTTGGCGCAGCGGCAATCGGGGTCAGTCTGCTGGCGATGCTGGGGCCGGTCGTGGCGGCGGCCCGACTGAGCATCGTGGGCGCCAAGCAGCAGGCCTCGCGGAGCCTCGATCGACCGCTCTATCAACGGCGGCTGCTCGACGTGCTGCTGCTGGCAGCGGCGGTTGCAGGGTTCTACCTGTTGCGGACCGTGGACGCACTGCCCGGCGAGACCGAGGACGACCTGCTGCTGGCCGACACGCTGCTGGTATTGGCGCCGATACTCTTTATCTTCGCGGTTTCGGTCTTCGCCCTCCGCGCCTTTCCGCATCTCGTGCGGACGCTCGCCGCGCTCACCTCGCGGGTATCCGGCGTCAGCGCCTTCGTGGCCCTGCGCCAAATCGGACGCAGCCCGGCCCACTACACCAGCCTCGTCTTGCTGCTCTCGCTGACCTTTGCCCTGGGGGCCTTCAGCGCGTCGTTTGCGGCCACGATCGATCGCAACATCATCGATCGCGTCTACTTCGCGACCGGGGCCGACGCCCGAATTGTCGAGAGCGGGCACTTCGACGCCGACACTCAATCCTGGTACATCGCCCCGGTGGATCGGCACCTGGACGTGGTGGATGCCGGCGGCCGGCAGGTCGTCACGGAAGCGGCGCGACACTGGGTCAAGAACGCGCTGTTGCACGTCGACACGCCGTCGGTGAACGCACTGCGCGAGGTTCGGCTGCACGCGGTCGACCCGATTCCCTTCGCCCGGACCGTCGCGTGGCGCGAAGACTACGCGCCGGCTTCGCTCAACGGGCTCGCCAATGCGCTCGCCGCCGACGACCGCGGCGTGATCCTGGAGCGCGCACCGTTTCACGAGACCATGGGCGTGCAGCTTGGCGATTCCGTGACGATGGAGATCAATCGGGTGGTGGTGCCGTTCGTGGTGGTGGGCTGGATGGATGCGCTGCCGGGCCACAGTCGAGGTTTCGGCTCATTCGCCCTCGCCAATCTCCCCTACGTCGACCGCGTGGTTGGGCGCTCGCCGTGGGGGACCTATGTGCAGCTGCTGCCCGACGCGCCGGCCCAGGAACTCATCCAACCCTTGAACGACCTCGACATCCGGGCGCTGCGCACCGTGGACGCCAGGGACGAAATCGTCCAAGCGCGCCGCGACGCCGTGCTCGTCGGCACGTTTGGCTTGCTGACGCTGGCGTTCATCGTTGCCGCGGGCCTCACCCTCAGCGGCTTCGGCATGCACGCGGTCCTGTCGTTTCGCCGGCGCGTGCAGGAGTTCGGCATCCTGCGCGCCATGGGGATTTCCACGCGCCAGATGGCCGCCATCGTGGCGCTGGAGCAAGGATTTCTGGTGCTGCTCGGCACGGCCGTGGGGACGGCCATCGGCATGGTGACCGCCGCGCTGTTCGTGCCGTTCCTCGAGCTCAGCGCCGGAGAGCGCGAGGCGTTTCCACCCTTCATCGTCGATAGCGCCTGGGACGACGTCGCCAAGATCTACGTGGTGTTCGGCGTGCTCATCGCCGCGGCGTTGCCGCTCTCGATTTGGCTCCTGCGGCGCGTGCGCACCCACGAGGCCATCAAGTTTGGCGAGGAATCCGGATGA
- a CDS encoding ATP-binding cassette domain-containing protein, with protein sequence MSDAVHVRCQDLVRIYKVAELEVVALRGLNLEVAAGEMMAIVGNSGSGKSTLLNILGGLDRPSAGACSVGGIDLVNASGAELAEYKRYDVGFVWQQSARNLIPYLSALDNVLAPMLFAGGAGPTEQRRARELLAACGLAERMSHRPPQLSGGEQQRVAIAVALANEPELLLADEPTGEVDNQTAGDIYDLLRRLNADRRLTVMIVTHDRDVTRHVDRVVAIRDGQTSSEIVRRVGLPGADEPAHEEYVIVDETGRLQIPRDYLEELGISGRATVDVDADEGRLVVRPAESSGERDGTEAKP encoded by the coding sequence ATGAGCGACGCGGTACACGTGCGCTGCCAGGACCTGGTGCGGATCTACAAGGTCGCCGAGCTGGAGGTCGTCGCGCTGCGCGGCCTCAATCTCGAAGTGGCCGCGGGCGAAATGATGGCGATCGTGGGCAACAGCGGCAGCGGCAAGAGCACGCTGCTCAACATCCTGGGCGGGCTCGACCGGCCGTCGGCGGGCGCGTGCAGTGTCGGCGGGATCGATCTGGTCAACGCCTCGGGCGCGGAGCTGGCGGAATACAAGCGCTACGACGTGGGATTTGTGTGGCAGCAGAGCGCGCGCAACCTCATCCCCTATCTCAGCGCCCTGGACAACGTGCTGGCGCCCATGCTGTTCGCGGGCGGCGCGGGGCCGACGGAGCAGCGCCGGGCGCGGGAGCTGCTGGCGGCGTGCGGACTGGCGGAGCGGATGAGCCATCGGCCGCCGCAGCTTTCGGGCGGCGAGCAGCAGCGCGTGGCGATCGCGGTGGCGCTGGCCAACGAGCCCGAGCTGCTGCTGGCGGACGAGCCCACGGGTGAGGTCGACAACCAGACGGCCGGCGACATCTACGATCTGCTGCGGCGGCTCAACGCGGACCGTCGCCTCACGGTGATGATCGTGACCCACGACCGGGACGTCACGCGCCACGTGGACCGGGTGGTGGCGATTCGCGACGGGCAGACCAGTTCGGAGATCGTGCGGCGCGTGGGCCTGCCGGGCGCCGACGAGCCGGCGCACGAGGAGTACGTGATCGTCGACGAAACCGGCCGCCTGCAGATTCCCCGCGACTATCTCGAGGAGCTGGGCATTTCCGGACGCGCGACCGTGGACGTGGACGCCGACGAGGGACGGCTGGTGGTGCGGCCGGCGGAATCCTCCGGCGAGCGCGACGGAACCGAGGCCAAGCCATGA
- a CDS encoding ABC transporter ATP-binding protein, whose amino-acid sequence MSASPSSAVVQLLDVSRRFGEGLAAVTAVAGATWDIARGELHALRGRSGSGKTTLLNLIGGLDLPTEGRVVFDGADLGTLSEDELAGVRRRSLGFVFQTFALLPVLSARENVELALRVAGAPSATWSERTREVLRLVGLESRADHRPFELSGGEQQRVAIARAIANRPDVLLADEPTGELDSNTGLEIMLLFRHIVAAEGVTAVVATHDPALSQIADQTMVMRDGHLAEAEGPLDFDLPDLIQHVEIVDPDATARTP is encoded by the coding sequence GTGAGCGCGTCTCCGTCGTCGGCGGTCGTGCAACTGCTCGACGTCTCGCGCCGCTTTGGCGAGGGCCTCGCCGCGGTGACGGCCGTCGCCGGCGCGACGTGGGACATCGCCCGCGGTGAGCTCCATGCGCTGCGCGGACGGTCCGGCTCGGGCAAGACGACCCTGCTTAATCTGATTGGCGGCCTGGACCTGCCAACCGAAGGACGGGTGGTGTTCGACGGCGCCGATCTTGGAACACTGAGCGAGGACGAGCTGGCCGGCGTGCGTCGCCGCAGTCTCGGGTTCGTGTTTCAGACGTTCGCCCTGCTTCCGGTGCTTTCGGCGCGGGAGAATGTGGAGTTGGCCCTGCGCGTGGCCGGCGCCCCGTCGGCGACGTGGAGCGAGCGCACGCGCGAGGTGCTGCGGCTGGTCGGCCTGGAGTCGCGCGCGGATCACCGCCCGTTCGAGCTAAGCGGGGGCGAGCAGCAGCGGGTGGCCATCGCCCGCGCTATCGCCAATCGACCCGACGTGCTGCTGGCCGACGAGCCCACGGGCGAGCTGGACAGCAACACCGGACTCGAGATCATGCTGCTCTTCCGCCACATCGTGGCCGCCGAGGGCGTGACCGCCGTGGTGGCGACCCACGATCCGGCGCTGAGCCAGATCGCCGACCAGACGATGGTCATGCGCGACGGGCATCTCGCCGAAGCTGAAGGACCGCTGGACTTCGACCTGCCGGACCTGATCCAGCACGTGGAGATCGTGGATCCCGACGCGACGGCGCGCACGCCGTAG
- a CDS encoding sialidase family protein, producing the protein MQPDLITLPPDVERPMVVRRRDGRLDGFFLKDADIPTPRVARIVSHDDGRTWDEAPDVLTLPETGGLWGGLEVLADADDEVHCFFMHDRGSGVFGAPLAGEGVAHEGPYHGKFLDIWHLKSRDGGDAWTEPKRIWEGFTGALNSVIQLRGGRIVLPFASATGQTWAHRVDTGLDAFSFAGAFYSMVVYSDDRGDTWRQGTRDIKSWAPIPAYGADEPVIIQKLDGRVWMLLRTQTGRLYESFSDDGAEWSVARPTPLVSSDSPVGLVRLSDDRLVLLWNCCQRFPYAYGGRHVLHAAVSEDDGLTWRGAREVLRDPRRHDPPPTKGDFGTAYPFPVVTSDDAVIIVSGQGEGRVLMVRLDPAWLYETRQSSDFANGHEDWSIFGTAGVQRQPHPDRAVAFALRLTKQEPGRTAAAVWNFPAGRRGRVQIRLRVEGGAGPFRLSLTDHFSTPFDPQDQFHNTFNVPVAPEGRIAGEPALETGRWHTVELAWDTQEERACRVSVDGRQVTAVPQLHETLGVNYLRVVALSEPHDHAGLWIESTTADVEP; encoded by the coding sequence ATGCAACCAGACTTGATCACACTGCCGCCGGACGTCGAGCGGCCCATGGTGGTCCGACGGCGCGACGGGCGCCTCGATGGCTTCTTTCTCAAGGACGCGGACATCCCGACGCCGCGCGTCGCGCGCATCGTCTCGCACGACGACGGGCGCACCTGGGACGAAGCGCCCGACGTGCTGACATTGCCCGAAACCGGCGGGCTGTGGGGCGGCCTGGAAGTGCTGGCGGACGCCGACGACGAGGTTCACTGCTTCTTCATGCACGACCGCGGCTCAGGGGTCTTCGGCGCGCCGCTGGCCGGCGAAGGCGTGGCCCACGAGGGCCCCTACCACGGCAAGTTTCTCGACATCTGGCACCTCAAATCGCGCGATGGCGGCGACGCATGGACCGAGCCGAAGCGGATCTGGGAAGGCTTCACCGGCGCGCTGAACAGCGTCATCCAGCTTCGCGGCGGCCGCATCGTGCTGCCGTTTGCATCGGCCACGGGCCAGACCTGGGCGCACCGGGTCGATACCGGGCTGGACGCGTTCAGCTTCGCCGGCGCCTTCTACTCGATGGTGGTCTACTCCGACGACAGGGGCGATACCTGGCGCCAGGGCACCCGCGACATCAAGTCGTGGGCGCCGATTCCGGCCTACGGCGCCGACGAGCCGGTGATCATCCAGAAGCTCGATGGGCGCGTCTGGATGCTGCTGCGCACGCAGACCGGCCGCCTCTACGAGTCGTTCTCGGACGACGGCGCGGAGTGGTCCGTCGCGCGCCCGACGCCGCTCGTTTCGTCGGACTCACCGGTCGGCCTCGTGCGCCTCAGCGACGACCGCCTGGTGCTGCTTTGGAACTGCTGCCAGCGGTTTCCCTACGCCTACGGCGGGCGTCACGTGCTGCACGCGGCCGTATCCGAAGACGACGGCCTGACCTGGCGCGGCGCCCGCGAGGTGCTGCGCGACCCGCGCCGCCACGATCCGCCGCCCACCAAGGGGGACTTCGGCACCGCCTATCCGTTCCCGGTAGTGACGAGCGACGACGCGGTGATCATCGTCTCGGGCCAGGGCGAAGGCCGCGTGTTGATGGTGCGGCTGGATCCGGCATGGCTCTACGAGACCCGGCAGTCCAGCGACTTCGCAAACGGGCATGAGGATTGGTCGATCTTTGGTACGGCAGGCGTCCAGCGGCAGCCGCATCCGGACCGCGCCGTCGCCTTCGCCCTGCGCCTCACCAAGCAAGAGCCCGGCCGCACGGCCGCGGCGGTCTGGAACTTCCCCGCCGGACGGCGGGGACGCGTACAAATCCGATTGCGCGTGGAAGGGGGCGCCGGTCCGTTTCGGCTCAGCCTCACGGATCACTTCTCCACCCCGTTCGACCCCCAGGACCAGTTCCACAACACCTTCAACGTCCCGGTCGCGCCGGAGGGCCGGATCGCTGGCGAACCCGCGCTCGAGACCGGTCGCTGGCACACGGTCGAGCTGGCGTGGGACACGCAGGAGGAGCGCGCATGCCGCGTTTCGGTCGACGGGCGCCAAGTCACGGCGGTGCCTCAGTTACACGAGACTCTCGGAGTGAACTACCTGCGCGTCGTCGCTCTGTCAGAGCCCCACGACCACGCCGGTCTGTGGATCGAGTCGACGACCGCCGACGTGGAGCCCTGA
- a CDS encoding MFS transporter codes for MARPRADFVTVFAVLAVTAVVATAPGPLLVVIRDEFGLTFAQLGLIFSAQALAGMLTNIPAGMVADRLPARVPIAAGAAGLAAGTLLMALSPGYLILLAGNLIATVGATFMITSSIAYTVAQADPEQRGRATSRVMSGVQVGAFIGPALAGVVAAAFDWRAALILPAALCLCVAAVIPAIVRGGAPSRPERSPRMFSLGDLRLPRVVWPIIALAMLLTGPVVGQSRVILPLYAGEGLDFTPAVVGVAISAMSAARAVLTFLSGNLMDRAGRGSAFYAMVLGAFGAAVLLTLPLGLGVFIAAGALSAVTGLGAVLPSVLIGDRVPKAYVGRSLGVLLTMGSLVQLGVAPAVGFLLDVRGYEFVGIAMAVLLGLAGVIGWRVVGDLPWKRRAPDSSSDR; via the coding sequence ATGGCACGACCACGCGCCGATTTCGTCACGGTCTTTGCCGTCCTGGCGGTGACGGCCGTGGTGGCCACCGCACCGGGCCCATTGCTCGTGGTGATTCGCGACGAGTTTGGGCTCACCTTCGCCCAGCTTGGACTGATCTTCTCGGCGCAGGCGCTGGCGGGCATGCTCACCAACATTCCGGCTGGCATGGTTGCCGACCGCCTGCCCGCCCGCGTGCCGATTGCCGCCGGGGCTGCGGGGCTCGCCGCCGGCACGCTGCTCATGGCGCTGTCGCCGGGATACCTGATTCTGCTGGCAGGCAACCTCATCGCCACGGTGGGCGCGACGTTCATGATCACCAGCAGCATCGCCTATACCGTGGCGCAGGCTGACCCCGAGCAGCGTGGCCGCGCAACGTCGCGCGTCATGTCCGGCGTCCAGGTGGGCGCGTTCATCGGTCCGGCGCTGGCGGGCGTGGTTGCCGCCGCGTTCGACTGGCGGGCGGCGCTCATTCTTCCGGCCGCGCTCTGTCTTTGCGTCGCGGCTGTCATTCCGGCCATCGTTCGCGGCGGGGCGCCCTCGCGTCCGGAGCGAAGTCCTCGCATGTTCAGCCTCGGCGACCTGCGACTGCCCCGCGTGGTCTGGCCCATCATCGCCTTGGCCATGCTGCTCACCGGTCCGGTCGTCGGGCAAAGCCGCGTGATCCTGCCGCTCTATGCCGGCGAGGGACTTGACTTTACGCCCGCCGTCGTGGGAGTGGCGATTTCCGCCATGAGCGCCGCCCGAGCCGTGCTCACCTTCCTGAGCGGCAACCTGATGGACCGCGCCGGCCGCGGCAGCGCGTTCTACGCCATGGTGCTGGGCGCCTTCGGCGCGGCGGTGCTGCTCACGCTGCCGCTCGGATTGGGAGTGTTCATCGCCGCGGGCGCGCTGTCCGCGGTCACCGGACTGGGGGCGGTGCTTCCGTCGGTGCTCATCGGCGACCGGGTGCCCAAGGCCTACGTGGGACGGTCGCTGGGCGTGCTGCTGACCATGGGCTCGCTCGTCCAACTCGGCGTCGCGCCGGCGGTGGGTTTCCTGCTCGATGTGCGCGGCTACGAGTTCGTGGGAATCGCCATGGCCGTGCTCTTGGGCCTGGCGGGCGTCATCGGCTGGCGAGTCGTGGGTGACCTGCCGTGGAAGCGGCGGGCGCCCGACTCATCCTCCGATCGCTAG